A window from Plectropomus leopardus isolate mb chromosome 21, YSFRI_Pleo_2.0, whole genome shotgun sequence encodes these proteins:
- the zdhhc23b gene encoding palmitoyltransferase ZDHHC23-B, whose product MKKRAKKVLEVEETLCCCEYVNRFGERSHVAACCCDCEDLDDACDRFLKREPQKPESLSHVAAVVTDRIRVPWLWGGARKVELSVIPPLVLLPVLLHLAALHFLLGMVTLTALPGLVLWYYYFTHRKKGQTLFFLSLALFSLAYMYYLFITEVLPRGEVGQLQLTVVTVGVILTLVALVHTKRGPGIVRSNQESVHSTVTYYRPLAEKDPAVNGGRQDVTMTVANRAGSPEHAGVELKESSRRNWCPVCRVMRPPRAGHCRICGVCVLRLDHHCVWINSCVGQANHRSFLLTLVLFLSTSLYGISLVLQSVCPNQRLVIALLYCPGVYDQYSTALCFTCCWYSSIVTCGLLHLLLVQVINVSYNVTEREARAALRDKTARSAYWGLVVDTGVYSRGFRGNWEEFMTMGEKLNPPSPIPTDLVALLGVGIQESTCENE is encoded by the exons ATGAAGAAGCGAGCCAAGAAGgtgctggaggtggaggagaccTTGTGCTGCTGCGAGTATGTGAACAGATTCGGAGAGCGCAGCCACGTGGCAGCCTGCTGCTGTGACTGTGAGGACCTGGATGACGCCTGCGACAG GTTTCTGAAGAGGGAGCCTCAGAAACCTGAATCTCTGTCCCATGTGGCGGCAGTTGTCACAGACCGTATCCGTGTACCCTGGCTATGGGGTGGAGCCCGAAAAGTGGAGCTGTCCGTCATCCCTCCTCTTGTCCTCCTTCCTGTCCTGCTGCACCTCGCTGCTCTACACTTCCTGCTCGGCATGGTGACTCTGACAGCTCTGCCCGGCCTGGTGCTGTGGTACTACTACTTCACCCACCGCAAGAAGGGACAGACACTCTTCTTCCTCAGCTTGGCCCTCTTCTCGCTGGCGTACATGTACTACTTGTTCATCACTGAGGTGCTTCCCCGCGGGGAAGTTGGTCAGCTCCAGCTGACGGTGGTAACCGTCGGGGTCATACTCACCCTGGTGGCCCTTGTCCACACCAAGAGAGGACCTGGCATTGTGAGGTCAAACCAAGAGTCCGTCCACAGCACCGTGACATATTACCGCCCCCTGGCAGAAAAAGACCCTGCCGTCAACGGCGGGCGGCAGGATGTGACGATGACAGTAGCCAACCGGGCGGGATCGCCAGAGCACGCAGGGGTGGAGCTGAAGGAAAGCAGCCGCAGGAACTGGTGTCCGGTGTGCAGGGTGATGCGGCCCCCAAGGGCGGGACATTGTCGGATCTGTGGTGTCTGCGTGCTGCGTCTCGACCACCACTGTGTCTG GATAAACAGCTGTGTGGGGCAGGCCAATCACCGCAGCTTCCTGCTTACGCTCGTCCTCTTCCTGTCGACCTCGCTGTACGGGATCAGCCTGgtgctgcagagtgtgtgtccGAATCAACGCCTCGTCATCGCCCTGCTCTACTGCCCGGGGGTCTACGATCAGTACAG cACTGCACTTTGCTTCACCTGCTGCTGGTACAGCAGCATTGTGACCTGCGGGCTGCTCCACCTGCTGCTGGTGCAGGTCATCAATGTGAGCTACAACGTAACTGAGCGCGAGGCTCGCGCAGCCCTGAGAGACAAAACTGCTCGCAGCGCCTACTGGGGGCTCGTCGTGGACACTGGTGTCTACTCCCGAGGTTTCCGTGGCAACTGGGAAGAGTTCATGACTATGGGAGAAAAACTGAATCCACCCTCTCCCATCCCAACAGACCTGGT TGCCTTGCTGGGAGTCGGCATACAAGAGAGTACATGTGAGAATGAGTAA